A single window of Aminobacterium mobile DSM 12262 DNA harbors:
- a CDS encoding threonine synthase, translating to MSKVVALKCALCGRTFAQEAGVKTCPHCGVDGTMHVFYDYEEVAKTFTRRSLAADSRHSLWRYDALLPVEEGSVRPNLQVGWTPLYDEPKLAQRYGVASVKVKDDGRNPTASLKDRASAIAVTMALEQGQSTVACASTGNAASSLSGFAAVTGLNSVIFVPETAPIAKVTQLLVYGAKVFLVRGDYAQTVELAMKAIEHHGWYDRNCAINPYLVEGKKTCAMEIAEQCNWDLPDIVFVSVGDGCIVSSMYKGFYDLKQVGLIETIPAIVGVQAEGACPIHRAIQAGSNRVEFGAANTIADSISVGAPRNWAKALNAIRSSGGTTVAVSDSEILESLCELPRLTGVFAEPAGVAAYAGFRHMALEGRLKADERVALVVTGNGLKDVASAQKAVQSAMTVDTGSEGLEQIEAFLQREER from the coding sequence ATGTCTAAAGTAGTTGCTTTGAAGTGCGCTCTCTGTGGGCGTACGTTTGCACAGGAAGCAGGAGTAAAGACTTGCCCTCATTGCGGCGTTGATGGAACGATGCATGTTTTTTACGATTATGAAGAAGTTGCCAAGACGTTCACTCGTCGTTCCCTGGCTGCCGATTCTCGGCACTCCCTTTGGCGTTATGATGCACTTTTGCCAGTAGAGGAAGGTTCCGTTCGCCCTAACCTCCAGGTTGGGTGGACTCCGCTGTACGACGAACCGAAGCTGGCTCAGCGCTATGGAGTTGCTTCAGTGAAAGTGAAAGATGATGGTCGTAACCCAACTGCATCTTTGAAAGATCGAGCTAGCGCAATTGCTGTAACAATGGCTCTAGAGCAGGGGCAATCTACAGTGGCTTGCGCGTCTACAGGAAATGCGGCAAGTTCTTTGTCGGGGTTTGCTGCAGTAACGGGATTAAACAGCGTTATTTTTGTTCCCGAAACAGCCCCAATAGCAAAAGTAACTCAGCTTTTAGTTTACGGAGCAAAAGTTTTTCTTGTGCGTGGAGATTATGCTCAAACAGTGGAACTGGCAATGAAAGCTATTGAACATCATGGTTGGTACGATCGTAATTGCGCAATCAACCCTTATTTAGTGGAAGGGAAGAAGACCTGCGCCATGGAGATTGCGGAGCAGTGTAATTGGGATCTTCCAGACATCGTTTTTGTATCTGTGGGGGATGGTTGCATCGTCAGTTCGATGTATAAAGGCTTTTACGATCTTAAACAAGTAGGGCTGATTGAGACCATTCCTGCTATTGTTGGTGTTCAGGCCGAGGGGGCATGTCCGATTCACCGCGCTATCCAAGCTGGTTCTAATAGAGTAGAGTTTGGTGCGGCCAATACTATTGCTGACAGCATTTCTGTTGGTGCTCCTCGTAACTGGGCCAAGGCGTTAAATGCTATACGTAGCAGCGGAGGAACAACTGTTGCTGTTTCAGACAGCGAAATTCTTGAGTCCTTATGTGAATTGCCTCGCTTGACAGGCGTTTTTGCTGAGCCTGCCGGAGTGGCAGCATACGCAGGTTTCCGACATATGGCTTTAGAGGGACGCCTGAAAGCTGATGAGCGTGTAGCGCTGGTCGTTACAGGAAATGGGCTTAAAGATGTAGCGTCTGCCCAAAAAGCTGTACAATCTGCAATGACTGTGGATACTGGTTCAGAGGGGTTGGAACAAATAGAAGCGTTTCTACAGCGAGAAGAGAGATAA
- a CDS encoding N-acyl-D-amino-acid deacylase family protein: MFDILIKNGTCYAGDGKAGFVSDIAVEGGIIAAIGNLENAEAKRVIDARNLAVTPGFIDTHSHSDLVALVEPEIANKTTQGVTTDIIGQDGMSLAPVRTEYIDVWKKVMAGLEGQYEVEWNWHSSAEYLARLEAQPLGPNLAYLAPYGNIRMCVVGLENRPATKDEVKKMQDLLEEAILNGAVGLSTGLIYPPCNYASEDEIAELTKVLTKYGLPLVIHQRSEADDILNSMDEVVRISRKSGCPIHFSHFKVCGKKNAHLFDAVMEKLESASKEIAVSFDQYPYTAGSTTFSVILPPWVHDGGADKALARLADPVARERMKRDIRDGIHGWDNFIDFAGMENISVTFVKTAKNADVVGKNMIEIGKLRGKDPLDAAFDILLEEEMVVGLVDFYGYEEHVEKILAHPLQNPCTDGILGAHPHPRVYGSFPRILGHYVRERKILDLPTAIHKMTGRPASIFKMRNRGLLKEGYVADISIFDPETVIDTATYENPKQFAKGIPYVIVCGRLVVDDGAVMKEKAGQVVRFEK; the protein is encoded by the coding sequence TTGTTCGATATCTTAATAAAGAATGGAACCTGTTACGCTGGAGATGGAAAAGCTGGTTTTGTTTCTGATATCGCTGTTGAAGGTGGCATTATAGCGGCTATAGGAAATTTAGAGAATGCTGAAGCTAAACGAGTGATCGATGCCAGAAATTTAGCAGTAACGCCGGGTTTTATCGATACTCATAGCCATTCTGATCTTGTAGCTCTTGTGGAACCGGAGATTGCGAATAAAACGACACAAGGTGTGACGACGGATATTATAGGGCAAGACGGCATGTCTCTTGCTCCAGTTCGAACTGAGTATATTGATGTTTGGAAGAAAGTTATGGCAGGATTGGAGGGGCAATATGAGGTGGAATGGAATTGGCACAGTTCCGCTGAATATCTCGCCCGGTTGGAAGCTCAACCCTTAGGTCCAAACTTAGCGTATCTTGCTCCTTATGGAAATATTCGCATGTGTGTTGTGGGGCTTGAAAATCGTCCTGCCACAAAAGATGAAGTAAAAAAAATGCAAGACCTTTTGGAAGAAGCTATATTAAATGGAGCTGTGGGGTTGTCTACTGGTTTAATATATCCTCCCTGTAATTACGCTTCAGAAGACGAGATAGCTGAGCTTACGAAGGTCCTTACGAAGTATGGTCTCCCCTTAGTGATTCATCAGAGAAGCGAGGCTGATGATATTTTAAACTCGATGGACGAGGTTGTTCGTATTAGCCGGAAATCTGGTTGCCCCATCCACTTCTCCCATTTTAAAGTTTGTGGCAAGAAAAATGCCCATCTCTTTGATGCTGTAATGGAAAAGCTGGAATCTGCATCAAAAGAAATTGCAGTTTCTTTTGATCAATATCCCTATACGGCTGGAAGCACGACATTCAGTGTTATTCTTCCTCCATGGGTTCATGACGGCGGAGCTGATAAGGCTTTAGCTCGTTTAGCCGATCCTGTAGCGCGAGAACGGATGAAACGGGATATTCGAGATGGTATCCATGGGTGGGATAACTTTATCGACTTTGCCGGAATGGAGAATATCTCTGTTACATTCGTTAAAACAGCAAAAAATGCTGATGTAGTGGGGAAAAACATGATCGAGATAGGCAAGCTGAGAGGGAAAGATCCTCTCGATGCGGCTTTCGATATCCTTCTCGAGGAAGAGATGGTGGTAGGCCTCGTAGATTTTTACGGATACGAAGAGCATGTTGAGAAAATTTTAGCTCACCCTCTTCAGAACCCTTGCACAGATGGAATTCTTGGGGCTCATCCTCATCCCAGAGTCTATGGTTCGTTCCCTCGCATATTGGGGCACTATGTGAGAGAACGTAAAATCTTAGATCTTCCTACAGCTATCCATAAAATGACAGGACGTCCGGCTTCTATCTTCAAGATGAGAAATAGAGGGCTTCTCAAAGAAGGATACGTGGCAGACATTTCTATTTTCGACCCTGAGACGGTAATCGATACTGCTACCTACGAAAATCCGAAACAGTTTGCTAAAGGCATTCCTTACGTCATAGTCTGTGGACGGCTTGTAGTTGATGATGGGGCTGTTATGAAAGAGAAAGCTGGTCAAGTCGTACGGTTCGAAAAATAG
- a CDS encoding ferrous iron transporter B, protein MSIEKKTSKTLLLVGNPNVGKSVIFTRLTGVRALSSNYPGTTVGFMEGCLRYKSEAYRIIDVPGAYTLDPTNEAEQVARRMIDEGADLAVIVLDATALERNLYLAFQTMERGLPTIIALNMVDEARHRGITIDVGKLESLLGVPVIPTVALSGVGISKLIERIPEARTGHVAPLSSEERWQKIGSIIGQVQKVVHRHHTLRDTLEDLSVHPLWGGLIGILVIAVSFYVIRLIGEGLIDHVLDPLVAKFWIPFLIKLSEALKGWPLAQHLLVGSLIDGSINMEQSFGLLSTGLYVPIVMVLPYVFSFYLALSFLEDVGYLPRFAVLFDALFHRLGLHGYAVVPALLGLGCNVPGILATRVLESERERFIAATLISVAIPCAGLQAMIVGVIGHLGIRYVFITYGVLFLAWVIIGRILHMTMPGYSPELIVEIPPYRIPSVRDLFFKLWFRLKGFFKEAIPLVMVGVLLINALYMTGAITVITGILKPIFTNLLGLPAEAAAPIIMGLLRKDVAVGMLATLNLSPSQLVVATVTLAMTFPCIATFIVLWKELGGKKMTGSLAIMIISALTAGTLLRIALSLSF, encoded by the coding sequence ATGAGCATAGAAAAGAAAACAAGCAAGACATTACTTTTAGTTGGAAATCCAAACGTAGGGAAAAGCGTTATTTTCACCAGATTAACGGGAGTTCGCGCCCTCTCTTCCAACTATCCGGGCACAACTGTGGGATTTATGGAGGGATGTCTGCGCTATAAGTCTGAGGCCTACCGTATTATTGATGTACCAGGAGCATATACCCTTGATCCCACTAATGAGGCAGAGCAAGTCGCCAGACGCATGATAGATGAAGGCGCCGATTTAGCAGTTATAGTTCTTGATGCCACCGCCTTGGAGAGGAATCTCTATCTCGCCTTCCAGACAATGGAACGAGGGCTACCAACTATTATTGCGCTTAATATGGTTGACGAGGCCCGCCATCGAGGCATCACTATAGATGTAGGAAAACTGGAAAGCCTTCTCGGAGTTCCTGTAATTCCTACTGTTGCTTTAAGCGGCGTAGGAATCAGCAAGCTCATAGAGCGAATTCCCGAAGCTAGGACAGGACATGTCGCTCCCCTTTCAAGTGAGGAAAGATGGCAAAAAATAGGGAGCATTATTGGACAGGTTCAAAAAGTTGTTCATCGACACCATACTCTTCGAGATACTCTTGAAGATCTATCTGTTCATCCTCTTTGGGGAGGGCTTATTGGAATTTTAGTTATAGCTGTAAGTTTTTATGTCATTCGTCTTATAGGAGAAGGTCTTATCGACCATGTTCTGGACCCCCTTGTAGCAAAATTCTGGATCCCTTTTTTAATAAAGTTATCGGAAGCATTGAAAGGATGGCCCCTCGCACAGCATCTGCTTGTGGGGAGCCTTATTGATGGTTCAATCAACATGGAACAAAGTTTCGGGCTTCTCTCTACAGGACTTTATGTTCCTATCGTCATGGTATTACCCTACGTTTTTTCTTTTTATCTGGCATTAAGCTTTCTTGAAGATGTAGGATATCTGCCTCGTTTCGCCGTTCTCTTCGATGCGCTTTTTCACAGATTAGGACTCCATGGCTATGCCGTGGTACCCGCTCTGTTAGGGTTGGGGTGTAACGTCCCTGGCATTCTTGCTACACGAGTTTTGGAATCGGAGCGCGAGCGCTTCATAGCAGCTACGCTCATCTCTGTTGCCATCCCATGCGCCGGACTTCAAGCCATGATTGTGGGGGTTATAGGACATCTTGGAATTCGTTACGTCTTTATTACCTACGGAGTCCTTTTTTTAGCTTGGGTTATCATCGGCCGAATTCTCCATATGACCATGCCAGGATATAGTCCTGAACTGATCGTGGAGATTCCGCCGTATAGAATACCCTCTGTGAGAGATCTCTTTTTTAAACTCTGGTTCCGTTTAAAAGGTTTTTTTAAAGAAGCTATTCCTCTAGTCATGGTCGGCGTACTCCTCATTAACGCCCTTTATATGACAGGAGCTATCACTGTTATTACAGGCATACTCAAGCCCATATTTACCAACCTGCTTGGCCTCCCTGCCGAAGCCGCAGCACCTATTATTATGGGACTGCTTCGAAAAGACGTCGCCGTAGGAATGCTGGCCACACTAAATCTCTCCCCTTCTCAGCTTGTAGTGGCTACCGTAACTCTCGCTATGACCTTCCCCTGTATCGCCACATTCATTGTCCTTTGGAAAGAACTCGGCGGGAAAAAGATGACAGGAAGCCTCGCTATTATGATCATATCAGCCTTAACGGCTGGAACTCTTTTACGAATCGCTCTCAGCTTGAGCTTTTAA
- the arcC gene encoding carbamate kinase, giving the protein MSSRVLVALGGNAILQPGQKGTAVEQLANITHTVEQLLDIVEKGYELVLTHGNGPQVGAILIQNEMSREQVPAMGLDFCGAESQGFIGYMLCQVLHNECMARGLKKDAVCVVTQVEVNPDDKAFSTPTKPVGPFYSQAEAELRMAQRCERWIEDAGRGWRKVVPSPEPKNVIEKEVIRELVDRGFIVVASGGGGIPVCRDAQGRLYGVEAVIDKDLAGERLAQDVHADTFVILTDVPNAILNYNTPHQMPLGKVTIEEMEKYVEEGHFRAGSMGPKVQAALRFVKDGGDRAIIARLDQVLAALKGEAGTQIVSEADQE; this is encoded by the coding sequence GTGAGCTCGAGAGTTTTAGTGGCCTTAGGAGGGAATGCCATTCTGCAGCCGGGCCAGAAGGGAACAGCTGTAGAACAGCTGGCTAATATAACTCACACCGTAGAACAGCTATTAGATATTGTAGAAAAAGGATATGAACTGGTTCTAACTCATGGAAACGGTCCTCAGGTTGGTGCCATTCTTATTCAAAATGAGATGTCTAGGGAGCAGGTTCCGGCTATGGGGTTGGATTTTTGTGGAGCAGAGAGTCAAGGATTTATTGGCTATATGTTGTGCCAGGTTCTCCATAATGAGTGTATGGCGCGAGGATTGAAAAAAGATGCGGTTTGCGTTGTGACTCAGGTAGAAGTAAATCCTGACGATAAGGCTTTTAGCACTCCTACAAAACCTGTAGGGCCTTTTTATTCCCAAGCAGAAGCTGAGCTTCGCATGGCACAGAGGTGCGAACGATGGATAGAAGATGCCGGACGAGGCTGGCGAAAGGTCGTCCCTTCCCCTGAACCTAAAAACGTCATAGAAAAAGAGGTTATTCGAGAGCTTGTCGATAGAGGATTTATAGTTGTAGCGTCTGGTGGGGGTGGCATTCCTGTTTGTCGAGATGCGCAGGGCCGTCTTTATGGTGTGGAAGCTGTGATCGATAAAGATTTGGCAGGGGAACGATTGGCCCAAGACGTGCATGCTGATACTTTTGTTATTCTAACAGATGTCCCCAACGCTATTCTTAATTACAATACACCCCATCAGATGCCTTTAGGAAAAGTTACGATAGAAGAGATGGAAAAGTATGTGGAAGAGGGACATTTTCGAGCGGGATCCATGGGACCTAAAGTTCAAGCAGCCCTTCGTTTTGTTAAAGATGGAGGAGATCGAGCTATTATAGCTCGCCTTGATCAAGTTCTTGCAGCCTTGAAAGGAGAAGCTGGAACGCAGATAGTTTCAGAAGCAGATCAGGAATAG
- a CDS encoding FeoA family protein: MLHVASCEDEMGKTQKTSLKDLENGRKARIVTLPSGESRRRLEALGLREGKLVEKVSGMPFHGPVTIIVDGRQIAIGWRISSRVEVEPLLKNDLHYDSLEKEEP; this comes from the coding sequence ATGCTGCATGTGGCCAGTTGCGAAGACGAGATGGGAAAGACGCAAAAAACTAGTCTAAAAGACCTGGAAAACGGCAGGAAGGCGCGGATAGTGACCCTTCCCTCAGGAGAGAGCAGGCGGCGTTTAGAAGCCTTGGGACTTCGGGAAGGCAAACTGGTAGAAAAAGTTTCTGGAATGCCTTTCCATGGTCCTGTTACTATTATTGTCGACGGGCGACAAATTGCCATAGGCTGGAGAATATCGTCTCGTGTAGAGGTGGAACCCCTTCTGAAAAATGATTTACATTACGATTCTCTAGAGAAGGAAGAACCATGA
- a CDS encoding MFS transporter, which produces MRQEQEHRRKAYLIFVVLLFSYFMSYFFRIAPSVVMPLYSARLNLSATMTGFIASLFFYAYGAMQPVCGVLLDRFGPMRVASIGLFFTALGGFMMIFEPTVMTLSLWRLFMGLGFSPLFMGALVFQAAAFPIALYAFYSGITLACGNMGTVIGVAPLGAAIDRWGMSNVSLALALFCLLLSTFLFWVRHEDPVYIKNSSSSSGLLHNLKEAFLFVTGSPVARSVTLLWSLSMASILSLQALWAVSWFSAVYGRSVADCRGWASLMGVGVVVGTLLSGFWGRSKRNREILLFVFSMFFSLSLALITGFLYFRFPIYVAAGAGFLLGASTGGGAVCYAAKINDVARPHLRGAVMGIVNAFIYMTVIIYQWGTGAILDFFPGSALGHYAKEGYSVAYVVVFCASTLSFWALRTLYKKEKEPLKAQAESDS; this is translated from the coding sequence ATGAGGCAAGAGCAGGAGCATAGAAGGAAAGCGTACCTTATTTTCGTCGTGTTGTTGTTTTCTTATTTCATGTCATATTTCTTTCGCATCGCCCCTTCCGTGGTAATGCCTCTTTACTCAGCTCGTTTAAACCTTAGCGCGACGATGACGGGGTTTATAGCGAGCTTGTTCTTTTACGCCTATGGAGCCATGCAGCCTGTGTGCGGAGTACTGCTCGACAGGTTCGGTCCGATGAGAGTTGCTTCTATAGGATTGTTTTTTACAGCTTTAGGTGGCTTTATGATGATTTTTGAGCCGACAGTTATGACTCTTTCTTTGTGGAGGCTTTTTATGGGGTTAGGTTTTTCTCCTTTATTTATGGGAGCTTTGGTTTTTCAGGCTGCCGCTTTCCCCATTGCACTTTACGCGTTCTACTCTGGAATTACATTGGCGTGCGGCAACATGGGAACAGTGATAGGAGTGGCTCCCTTAGGTGCGGCTATTGATAGATGGGGCATGAGCAACGTGTCTCTGGCTCTTGCCCTTTTTTGTCTCTTGTTATCTACTTTCCTTTTTTGGGTGAGACATGAAGATCCTGTGTATATTAAAAATAGTTCCTCATCTTCAGGATTGCTTCATAATTTGAAAGAAGCTTTCCTTTTTGTAACAGGTTCGCCTGTTGCCCGTTCCGTGACGCTTCTTTGGAGTCTTTCCATGGCGTCTATCCTTTCTTTACAAGCGTTATGGGCTGTTTCCTGGTTTTCTGCTGTTTACGGTCGATCTGTTGCTGATTGTCGGGGATGGGCTTCGCTTATGGGAGTTGGGGTGGTAGTCGGCACTCTTCTTTCAGGTTTTTGGGGGCGCTCGAAAAGGAACAGAGAGATTCTTCTCTTCGTGTTCTCAATGTTTTTTTCGCTCTCTTTGGCTCTTATTACAGGGTTTCTTTATTTTCGTTTTCCTATATATGTAGCAGCAGGGGCAGGATTTCTTTTGGGAGCGAGTACTGGCGGAGGGGCAGTTTGTTACGCGGCAAAAATTAATGATGTGGCCCGTCCCCATCTTCGGGGAGCTGTTATGGGAATTGTCAACGCTTTTATTTATATGACGGTCATTATTTACCAATGGGGGACAGGTGCCATTCTCGATTTCTTCCCAGGCAGTGCACTGGGACACTATGCTAAAGAAGGGTACTCTGTAGCATATGTGGTCGTGTTTTGCGCGAGTACCCTTTCTTTTTGGGCCCTTCGAACTTTATATAAAAAGGAGAAAGAACCTTTAAAAGCTCAAGCTGAGAGCGATTCGTAA
- a CDS encoding TRAP transporter small permease yields MKKFFLYLEKVEFFLASVGLLSAIILTFCQVVNRYWLHFEIMWISDFMLYIFIFTIYIAISYGASQKTHIAVDILPDCLCGNDKAKRAMFDIVKSVVTIFMIISMSGSTWKVLKRAFKYPEYATLVRWFNMSWLTYAMGAMVVFAILHYGWHVACDIYELKQLRWISANEGEAE; encoded by the coding sequence ATGAAAAAGTTTTTCTTGTATTTGGAAAAAGTGGAATTTTTCCTAGCCTCCGTAGGGCTTTTATCAGCAATTATTCTCACGTTCTGCCAGGTTGTTAATCGGTATTGGCTGCATTTTGAGATTATGTGGATCAGTGATTTTATGTTGTATATATTTATTTTCACAATCTATATTGCTATTTCGTATGGGGCATCCCAGAAAACTCATATTGCTGTAGATATTCTTCCAGATTGTTTGTGTGGGAATGACAAGGCAAAGAGAGCAATGTTCGATATTGTTAAAAGTGTTGTTACCATTTTCATGATAATTTCTATGAGTGGGTCTACATGGAAAGTATTAAAAAGGGCTTTTAAATACCCTGAATACGCGACCCTTGTTCGCTGGTTCAATATGAGCTGGCTCACATATGCGATGGGAGCTATGGTTGTTTTTGCTATTCTTCATTATGGATGGCATGTGGCTTGCGATATTTACGAGCTGAAGCAACTTCGTTGGATTTCAGCAAATGAAGGGGAGGCAGAATAG
- a CDS encoding YgeY family selenium metabolism-linked hydrolase gives MSMDWREPLVSLCREMIRRPSLSGQEKEMADFVERSMQELGFDSVERDHYGNVSGRIVLGSGGRRILFEGHMDHVEIVDPSKWTHDPFGAEIVDGRIYGRATSDMKGNLAASIMAASLIKKERADLNGEIIVAGSVHEECFEGVASEAIGKRWNPDCVVIGEASSLNLKRGQRGRAEVVLETYGKSAHSSNPDVGLNAVKTMVPLLAAIEREFQPKEQPVLGKGVLELTDIISSPYPGASVVPERCRVTYDRRLLVGETDAEVLDQIQKIIDEEKKRNSKLDAKVALAVGSEMCYTGAPIEATRYAPGWLFPEDNWFVAAALRGLRQAGLNPELSHYAFCTNGSYYAGKAGIPTIGFGGSLESLAHVVDEYIEIDQLEKACLGYMGIIRSVLG, from the coding sequence ATGAGTATGGATTGGCGAGAGCCTCTCGTCTCCTTGTGCAGAGAAATGATCCGCCGCCCCAGCCTCTCAGGGCAGGAGAAAGAGATGGCTGATTTTGTAGAACGCAGCATGCAGGAACTTGGCTTTGACTCCGTAGAACGTGACCATTACGGAAACGTGTCTGGGCGGATTGTTCTCGGTAGTGGCGGCCGTCGTATTCTCTTTGAAGGACATATGGACCATGTGGAAATAGTAGATCCCTCGAAATGGACCCATGACCCCTTCGGCGCAGAAATTGTTGATGGACGTATATATGGGCGGGCAACATCAGATATGAAGGGGAACTTGGCAGCTTCCATTATGGCAGCATCTTTGATAAAAAAAGAAAGAGCCGACCTTAATGGAGAAATTATTGTTGCAGGATCCGTTCATGAAGAATGTTTTGAAGGAGTTGCATCTGAGGCGATAGGGAAACGCTGGAATCCCGATTGCGTCGTTATTGGAGAGGCTTCCTCTTTAAACCTTAAGCGGGGACAGAGAGGCCGAGCAGAAGTTGTTTTAGAAACGTACGGCAAATCAGCTCACTCATCAAATCCTGATGTAGGTTTGAACGCTGTTAAAACAATGGTACCTCTCCTTGCTGCCATAGAGCGCGAGTTTCAGCCTAAAGAACAACCCGTTCTCGGTAAGGGAGTCTTGGAATTAACCGACATTATTTCCTCTCCCTATCCTGGAGCGAGTGTGGTTCCAGAACGTTGCCGCGTAACATATGACCGAAGACTTCTTGTAGGAGAAACTGATGCCGAAGTTTTAGATCAGATCCAAAAGATTATTGATGAAGAGAAGAAGCGCAATTCTAAACTCGATGCGAAGGTCGCTCTCGCTGTAGGAAGCGAAATGTGTTATACCGGTGCTCCCATAGAGGCAACACGTTACGCGCCTGGCTGGCTATTCCCTGAAGATAACTGGTTTGTAGCCGCAGCTTTACGTGGGTTGCGCCAGGCTGGGTTGAACCCTGAACTTTCTCATTACGCCTTCTGTACTAACGGGAGCTATTATGCTGGGAAAGCGGGAATCCCGACGATTGGTTTTGGAGGGTCTTTAGAGTCGTTAGCTCACGTAGTTGACGAATATATTGAGATTGACCAGCTTGAAAAGGCCTGTCTCGGTTATATGGGTATTATTCGTTCGGTACTCGGGTAG
- a CDS encoding TRAP transporter large permease, translated as MLDIGTVTTLISFLVGIVLGFPIGWLFIGSTALGLLVMGGSTAFMANTFFHALDSSTVMAIAFFVFSGALISEAGLADRIVNFSHSLVGRLKGGLTAVGIVATLFLGALTGSSVPCIAALIPLLVPRLEKFGYKRVYTTALLCSSSYLGYLIPPSVPAMIYCLLSGQSVAALFLATVFPGFVLAIGYGILNYFMVDRYTFESSEKPELPTTFKESFRDVLHTGRVAIPALGCPVLILVGIYGGIFTPNEAGGIASVYCLLVGWFAYRELTNAKLKKALSSTIGTFGMTTLLLAGGTILTRFLTRQGVAQEVATFMLTLFENKYLILLMLNIFLLFLGMFLDGIPILILVVPLVLPLMQELDVNLVHLGAMMIVNVGIGVMTPPFAMSIFVGSRLAQVPAAELTKTMMPFLLLVSLPVLLLTTYVPALSCWLPEVLLGSSIVGPW; from the coding sequence ATGTTAGACATCGGAACAGTAACCACACTAATTAGTTTTCTTGTGGGGATCGTTCTGGGTTTCCCCATAGGATGGCTCTTTATAGGTTCAACGGCTTTGGGTCTTTTGGTTATGGGTGGCTCTACAGCCTTTATGGCAAATACATTTTTCCACGCATTAGATTCGTCAACGGTTATGGCCATAGCTTTTTTTGTCTTTTCTGGAGCTTTAATTTCAGAGGCAGGATTGGCCGATCGCATTGTCAATTTCTCACATTCTCTCGTAGGGCGTCTCAAGGGGGGGCTTACGGCTGTAGGAATAGTAGCTACCCTTTTTTTAGGGGCTTTAACGGGATCGTCTGTTCCTTGTATCGCTGCTCTGATTCCCTTGCTGGTACCGCGTCTGGAGAAATTTGGCTATAAGAGAGTTTATACAACGGCTCTGCTTTGTTCTTCAAGTTATTTGGGATATTTGATTCCTCCCAGTGTGCCGGCGATGATCTATTGTCTTCTTTCAGGGCAGTCAGTGGCGGCTCTCTTTCTCGCCACAGTTTTTCCGGGATTTGTGCTTGCAATTGGTTACGGGATTTTAAATTACTTTATGGTAGATCGTTATACATTTGAAAGCAGCGAGAAGCCTGAGCTTCCAACAACTTTCAAAGAGTCTTTTAGAGACGTACTTCACACTGGCCGGGTTGCTATTCCGGCGTTGGGATGTCCAGTATTGATTCTTGTCGGCATTTATGGTGGTATTTTTACCCCTAACGAAGCCGGCGGAATTGCCTCAGTATACTGTCTTCTTGTAGGGTGGTTTGCCTATCGTGAACTGACGAATGCAAAGTTGAAGAAAGCTTTGTCGAGCACAATTGGTACCTTTGGAATGACCACTCTGCTTCTTGCTGGAGGGACGATACTGACTCGCTTCCTTACGCGCCAAGGAGTTGCGCAGGAAGTAGCAACGTTCATGTTGACATTATTTGAGAACAAGTACCTTATCCTTCTTATGTTGAATATTTTCCTCCTGTTTTTGGGAATGTTCTTGGATGGTATTCCCATTTTGATCCTCGTTGTTCCCCTCGTGCTTCCTCTTATGCAGGAACTTGACGTAAATTTGGTTCACCTGGGGGCCATGATGATTGTCAATGTAGGAATTGGTGTTATGACACCACCTTTTGCCATGTCAATATTCGTTGGCTCTCGATTGGCTCAGGTACCAGCCGCTGAATTAACGAAAACGATGATGCCATTTTTGCTCCTGGTCTCTTTACCCGTGTTGCTTCTGACTACTTATGTACCAGCATTGTCATGCTGGCTTCCGGAAGTTTTACTGGGCTCATCTATTGTGGGACCATGGTGA